In Mytilus galloprovincialis chromosome 1, xbMytGall1.hap1.1, whole genome shotgun sequence, the following are encoded in one genomic region:
- the LOC143064346 gene encoding pancreatic triacylglycerol lipase-like, with translation MGTSALIGLLLCLVYNVSGKAVVVHKRSSTCYGDLGCFSTSSPFFSLQRPINFLPQSPAKINARFLLYTRQNHDNVHFINMNDYTDITNSEFSGGRPTKIVSHGFLENGFVKWMKDMKDAFLTEGDYNVILVDWGGGSKLPYTQATANTRVVGALIAKLIKLLQERGDAKPQDFHIIGHSLGAHIAGYAGERTPNLGRITGLDPAGPYFAGTDKLVRLDPTDATFVDAIHSDGSPLITLGFGMMQAVGHADYYPNGGNNQPGCDKDPISSVLVEGSLYDGGKQFVACNHLRSYSYFTESINSRCPFTGYRCKDFDSFQKGLCTDCSNNNCGQMGLHADLHKPRAGTVNTKFFLDTSANRPFCRYHYKIQVTIGSTSKLWRGKLYASMHGTNGELPDTLLTSSTQYFAAGESYTFMTTAPHDVGDVDDVVVHWHHESSLLNPFQWNPFGLRSPTLLISKVHIAHASKQSTFCTQGKEGSLASDTTARLYRKC, from the exons GATCTAGCACATGTTATGGAGATCTTGGATGTTTCAGTACCAGTTCGCCATTTTTCAGTCTACAGAGACCGATCAACTTTCTTCCCCAGAGTCCAGCTAAGATAAACGCCAGATTCCTGTTATATACTCGTCAAAATCAtgataatgtacatttcattaaCATGAATGATTACACGGATATAACAAATTCCGAATTTTCCGGTGGACGACCAACAAAAATTGTCTCCCATGGTTTCCTTGAGAATGGTTTCGTAAAGTGGATGAAA GACATGAAGGATGCTTTCCTGACAGAGGGAGACTACAACGTTATATTGGTAGACTGGGGAGGAGGATCAAAGCTTCCATACACACAAGCCACAGCTAATACCAGAGTTGTAGGAGCGCTCATAGCCAAACTCATCAAACTTTTACAA GAACGTGGAGATGCCAAGCCACAAGATTTTCACATTATTGGGCATAGTCTTGGTGCACACATTGCAGGATATGCTGGTGAAAGAACACCGAATCTAGGACGTATCACTG GACTGGATCCAGCTGGACCTTACTTTGCGGGAACAGACAAACTCGTCAGATTAGATCCAACTGATGCCACATTTGTTGATGCCATTCATTCTGACGGATCACCTTTAATCACATTAG GTTTTGGAATGATGCAAGCAGTGGGACATGCTGATTATTATCCAAACGGTGGAAATAACCAACCAGGATGTGACAAGGACCCGATCAGTAGTGTCCTCGTGGAAGGAAGTCTGTACGATG GTGGAAAGCAGTTCGTTGCCTGTAATCATTTGAGGTCATACAGCTACTTTACTGAATCAATCAATTCTCGTTGTCCTTTCACTGGTTACCGATGTAAAGATTTCGACTCCTTTCAG AAAGGACTATGCACAGATTGCAGCAATAATAATTGTGGTCAAATGGGTCTACATGCTGATCTACATAAGCCACGAGCTGGTACCGTAAATACTAAATTCTTTCTGGACACATCAGCTAACAGACCATTCTGTA GATACCACTACAAAATACAAGTAACCATTGGCAGTACTTCTAAACTATGGAGAGGTAAACTTTATGCTTCTATGCACGGAACAAATGGAGAGCTCCCAGATACACTTCTGACCAGCAG CACTCAGTATTTTGCAGCAGGAGAGAGTTATACGTTCATGACAACCGCACCACATGACGTTGGAGATGTAGATGATGTAGTTGTTCACTGGCACCATGAATCATCCTTATTAAATCCTTTCCAATGGAACCCTTTCGGACTTCGTAGTCCAACGCTGTTAATATCTAAAGTTCATATAGCCCATGCATCAAAACA GTCCACTTTTTGTACACAAGGAAAGGAAGGATCTCTTGCATCTGATACGACTGCACGGTTATATAGGAAATGTTGA